AAAATGCTGTcataagtgaataaataaaaatgttttcttgttaTAGCATGGACTGAAATAAACGAGAGATCAAACAATGATGGATTTTAGTCATGTGAACCCATTTAACTCCAAGCAAATAACTTTATAGTGTTGGGTTACTCACAGAAACTGCTCCATCTCTTTGTCTggccattaaaataaaaaaaaaaaaactgtatttttcCCTAGCATTTGTCGAAACCAAATAACAAAAAGCAAATGACGCAATGAAAAACACAGCTTTCATACCTACCAGAATTAATATCATTGTAGCTTAAGACGTCGATTTAAACGGACCGAACCTGGAAGCCCTGCCCACTTTTCATGCTTTTGACTGAACTCGATTTGCAGATCGCCTTGCAAAAAAAGTATCGAATAAATTATTCTGACCTGAGCTCAAGAACACAAGGGTTAACGTGAAAATCACATCAAGAGCCGACGTCATTCctatcatatatatattatatatatatgcaaaagcCCAGAAATGCATTTTCTACAGATCTGCCTGTCATCCTTTAAAGCCAAAGCATAGAAAGTTATAGCACTGAGGCTGGCGACTTTCCAAGTATTACACAGTCAACTCCAGAATGCTTGGCTCAGTTCATGAAAATGAGCAGCACATGTCATGAGTCATATTTTTGAGCTTAAACATATGGAGACTCTGTAGGGGTTTAGcacatcattcttttttttcacagtaaCTGGTTTTGAGCTGACCAGCACCCCTACAATTAAAATGTGGTGAAGACACCCTACAGAGAAATAGAGCACAGAGGTTCTTCCAGCAGCACCATTTCCTAACATCTGCTGTTATTTTTTATAGCgagtgcttttttttcatgtcttgACCTGCCAGTGGTGTGCATCTCTATTTGATCTAATCTGAGCACAGCACTTGATTCCAGCTCCTTTTCTCGAAGGCCTTATGACACTTTCTCTGGCGTTTTTTATAGTGGCGGCATCTAATTTCCATCTAGTAGTCGAAATGTGACAGCCCTAAGAATACCACGCAACTTTTAAAGGTTTACAGAAAAGTTCTTTCTTGCTTTCCTCACCTTCCTTCTCACTGTGCGACGTGAACAAAGTGCTCAGTCAGGTCCTGTGGGATTTTCTATTCCATACTATTGATATATTTGGCTTAGGTAAGCGTTAAATTGATCCGATTTAAGGCTAATGATAATCCACCCGCATCTGTCATTACACGCGTTAGCTCTTATTTCTTGCTTAGCTTATTTCCTCTCGTGAATGGAGACAAGAAAATGGTATCTTGTCTGGTGGAAGCttcatattttacattatagTCTTATTTACTGGGATTTCATCTCCTGCTTCTTTGCTGGGTTTAGTAGCCGCAATACTTTTTAGACAAAGCTGTTTTCTGTAGATTCGTCTGGAATCTTAGAATATATATCGCTGACTGCTTTACAGATGCCTGTTTCAGTCTggttaaaaaaattgaattcaGAAGAAACAACAGATAAGTactgatataataaaatggcaaTTAGCtgaaatgtatatgtaatttacatttatggaaagtTCATCCTTTCTGGTTTATGCTAAGATATTCTCCACTTTCCAATTTTCACAAAAGATTTTAATGCATAGAGTTTCCTTAGGGCACCGTGTGGTCCTTTGGTCAAAGAAAAGCACAGGAGAAAACCTCACGACACGACCATTGAGCGTAAGCCATGACTGTGTGGTAAACCTTTACATGTGCTGTCTATTGTGTTCAGTTTCCcactcaggtttttttttactggctgAGGGTTTCTGAAGTGATGCTGGAGTTCAAGCAAAAATTATGGATTGATCGAGgttaaaaaaagagacaaatgcCATATCACACTGATTCTGCTTGTTCAGTTTTGTAAAGCTCTGTCCTCTATTTTTTTTGCAGGCCCAATGGAGCTGGGAACTCAACGAGAGCCGCACGGAGAAGATCCTGATCTACGCCCGTCCTTCAGCTGGGAGTCCTGAAAAGCGGGTGTCATTCTCAAGCCTTCCCTTcctctttctttaatttttacCCCACCCTGTCTGGTACAGGCCCACCCTGCCTCCTCTGGCTCGAAAATGATTGGCAAACTGAAGCAAAACTTGCTGGTGGCCTGCTTGGTCATCAGCTCTGTGACAGTGTTTTACCTGGGTAGGCATGCAATGGAGTGCCACCAGCGCGAGGAGCGAAGCCAGCCACTGCTGGGCAGCCTGCATGCTACACTGCGCACTGGACAGAACATCAGTGCCCCCTTCGTTTACAACAAGGACATGCCGCTCATCTTCATTGGAGGCGTTCCTCGCAGCGGCACTACACTCATGAGGGCCATGCTGGACGCACATCCGGATGTTCGATGCGGTGAAGAGACACGCGTCATCCCTCGCATCCTGGCCATGAAGCAGATGTGGAGCCGCTCAGGACGTGAAAAAATGCGCCTGGACGAGGCTGGCGTCACAGACGAGGTGCTAGATTCAGCCATGCAGGCTTTCTTGCTGGAGATCATTGTGAAGCATGGTGAGCCAGCTACTTACCTTTGCAACAAGGACCCGTTTGCCTTGAAGTCCCTTTCATATTTGGCAAAGATCTTCCCACGCGCCAAATTTATCCTTATGATTCGTGACGGCAGAGCCTCCGTCCACTCCATGATCTCCCGCAAAGTGACTATCGCTGGCTTTGACTTAAATAGCTACCGGGACTGCCTCACAAAGTGGAACCGGGCCATAGAGACCATGTACACTCAGTGTTTAGAGGCGGCCGACAAGTGCCTGCCTGTGCACTATGAGCAGCTCGTCTTGCATCCAGAGAAATGGATGCGGACGCTGCTGAAATTCCTAAACATTCCCTGGAATGAAGCTGTTCTGCATCACGAGGAGCTCATTGGGAAAGCAGGAGGTGTATCGCTCTCCAAGTAAGTGGCTGCAAGGAGATGTGGGGCTTTCTGTTCTGTATCAGTAATGTAAAGTTAATATAAAACTTTCGATGTGTTAATTGCGTAGGTAGGCAGGtaggttttactgtatttgcaGCCTAGATCAGAATACAAGGACGGCAcctaaaaaatgctttttattttattttatttttattgtttaagccgtaaatcatcctcccaaACACTTAAAACTCACACAGAAAccatttgcaagaatatttagtgaattttgtgtaaatacttagaaatacagtacactctATCATATGTATAGTgaatacatgtactgtaaagtaccatatttttcagactataagccgctacttttttcccacgttttgaaccccgcggtttaaacaacgaagcgactaattatgaatttttcctgggtttttcccggtttcacaaacttcaagccaaaaaactgtgcgacataacattagaccaatgaaatttccgaacggaaacaaaaaaacgcacctcacctgtgttctgagctgcacagcatcgggagaaaaaacttccacggaaggaggaagacagtgaacaatgactttcttggtaggctactgtttagatacaagccgttgtaacgcgttgagtctgggtgaagggagagctcactaactccagttgcaacagaaatcatataagcacagacaggtgtccaaaactcgtgcttttttatttttcttggcaacagcgttacggttagtcaaagaaacttagaaatgagcatcagaaaataataaggacatattcctcggtcttgcacacatgcagtaataccggaaaatgcggcaccaggctattcccaaaatgccgctctgctcttaaaggagccagaacatatttcacccgtgtaacagacactgtcgttaaagcctgtgtaaagttcattagtttcaatgtagacatcggcttataaacaggtgcggcttatttatgtttaaaataaaaatatttgtcaaattcagtgggtgcggcttatatatgggtgcgcttaatagtccggaaattacgatatacagttctgtagtagCGTCGCCTAtgcgtagtttctctgcttgtttattggttgaagtgtccaaTGAGATCAAAAAAGAGGCGTTAAAGATACAAGTCACcgcattctttactttctgtagtgtactgtattaacattttacttcattttataattaataatgatatttttatatttcattatttcaaaataaaattccataaaaacaattccctaatagttttttggtctatcgaaaatcagccaaacaaatgagttatgtggcaaatgcaattccacgataaacCGGGGGCGCGAGATTCGCGGTAAagcggggattactgtactgaATATCAATGAGTAAGACCCGTTAAATTTTGTTGGCCTTTGATACAGTGACTTGTCGTATATGGTTCATTTGAACTCACCCCATTAAGAGTCCATGCTGctgttcatttaattttaaaacattggTCTCTCGtgactttactttttttcaGGCATGTCCTAATATAGGACTGGATGTGTATCTGTTTTTACTTGCTAAGTTGAGAAGTAAAATTGAAAGTACAGCTCTGTTTAAAATCAGCTTTTTGTCAGATTGTTGTTTCTCTAAGAGTTGGAGGTGGTGAGTGCTAATGACCAGTGAATGACTGTTGGGCGTAAGCTGGGTCGGCAGTCACGTTCCTGACACTGTTAAAGCATGTTAGTACAGGCTCTCTGTGGTACATCTTTGCACAGTATTAAGCTGATGTATTCTACtcataaacataaaatgtaagcACACTTTCTTTGTAACCAGGGATGAAGAGGTTACAGAaggaaataaattttttaacaaaagtaaTAGGCCTGAAAAGCTTGTGTTTATGACTTGTTATTGAGATTTTATCACATTTTGTGGCAAGCAGTGCAGGATGTTGGCAGGTTTTTCTTGGCGATGCATAGTGGTATTGTAAATGACTGAACAGCTACagtattttattagattttaaaaaatattagtaGTTACAGTTGGGGAAATCTTAAAAGTAGCCATCTTTTGTTAGTCAGTCAGTTAGTTAGTtaggtgggtaggtaggtagttatttagtttgttttaatGTCCCCAGAGTGGAAATGTGCATTTGGTTTTATAaagcaacacaaaaaaagttacataacctaaaaacaacacaaaaatacaaacaaccAGTACAACAATCTAAAACTTATTAAAAATGTAcccacatttccatttccatatgAACACATACAAGATATTACATATTCACATTTACAATCCTGGTGGCAGAGGGCACAATTGAgaatttaatgacatttttccaAACCCATTGTTGTTTATAGCATCTTAAAATATCATTGTTAAAAACTAACCACCAAAACAACAACGAAAAGGTTTCATTGAGAATTTGGAACCCTCACCCTGTTTGGCCCTAACCTTAAGTATGTTTGCTAATGTAATTTACAATATCTActactgtggcaaaaaaaattgtaaatccATCACTGGAGACCTCCCAACTGACCAACTTGTCTAAAATTTACTTCAtgtttttggaaataaaattgtaaattgtgTGCAAAGTTTTAGGCTTCTGCATAGAGATTGAGACATAGAGGCTTTTAAATAGAAATGCTGAATTGAAATTGGATTATACAAACGAAAAGAAAAATTTCAAGGTAAGGGAACAGTTAGACATGTTATAGATGTGTGCAGACTTTATTATATGTCtagaccaggggtggccaaccagtcagagaccgagagccacatttttaaCTGTGTTatcgcaaagagccacatcatacacatgggcacacatgaacatcacccatcccttcctcctacacacacacacacacacacacacacacacacacacacacacacacacacacacacctctgctcagccagatttattgtaaatgtcacacaccaacataatgacagaaattgactcctacagttctaagaccacaggacagtcattttcaacaatgaacattgtgtgcactgcctcacacatacaaactctgtttaaccaaatccaccaaaaaatataataatttacaatagcgtttttcttttactatgcatgttacttagtgggacttttggcatttcttgccttgaacaatccccttcaaatctgctattccgttgttgccactcgaagcaattctttcacgtgtgtcagtaagaacagatcgatgctttgattgcacgtgtttcagggtagaaaacagggacttggtgttttttttaatgtgcgtgttcacttcgcttgagttcattacggtattttcgtcaaatgcgcatgtgcgtgagatgaatataccgcaggggtgggccacacgagaaacctgaattgtgtcagagggccacaccaacgataatattttagggatgcaccgaaatgaaaattcaattcaaaaggcaatgaaatccataattttttgtgttaagccttttgcctcggcaccatcactggaaaactttcctgcctttttaaaaacgtcctctacagctacatgctcggattgactttactgtTCTGcaccgcgttcttctcatatttagaaggcaatcgggatgtttggatttcaggtgataaattaaacccgacttggagaaactctttgcagatacaccccctcttgaaatttcagcattgcatgttttgcaaatcgctctccgcacaccgcagacatgttgctcttatccagataaccgtgtgctgcgctttttattgcgtcattacaattgtgtttctgccgtgttgtttcggtgatttaggtatttccgaaaattctcggtgcatccctgtaatttatgattggcctcataccaaggtctgatataccgcaaagtttcccagtaggggcaagctcatttaagtcttaaaaataccttattgaacttaagcaaagcgaacacacacataaaaaatcaaacacacaaaaatcgatatgaacgtaagagccgcatgcggctcgcgagccgcgggttggcctcCCCTGGTCTAGACAAAAAAGTTTCCAGACAGTTTTGTGCATCTCGCCTAGGTAGTTCAAAAGTAATGTCTTATAGAAACtacttttgtctgtgtttgtttttctatagttaaaTTAAGACTGTGGCCTCTTATTAAAATCTATAGACTTAAGAAACTATGCTCATACAAACCTGAAATTTGTGCAGACAAATAAAGGCAACAGAGACATTCACTAGAGATTTCCAGAACGTCTGTAGTAAATTTCAGGCAGTAGGTTGGGAACGTTTGCTTTTAAATCTGCTGAGTTGTGGTGGATTTACCTGTAAGCACACCAGGGATAAGTGTTGCGAATTTGGGGTTGtgtcaacaaaaaaataatcattaaaccAAGTTCTCCATCTTGTTTCCGTTTAATGTTTGCAGTGGCTCAGCCTTTCAACTGTGATCTCCCAGAAACACCAGAGTGGATTATTTTACTTGTAAACGGAATTACAGCCACCCTGAAACAATTCGGGGATTAAATTAAGACTGATGTATTAGAACTTTTTTGTACATGGAGAAGTTTGTATAGGCAGATGATAATTAGGTAGCAAGCTACACTTAGGGTTCTAGAGCtgctttctatttatttagcTGCTTCCACCCTCCAATTTCTGATCATTTTCAATGTAACTTGGATAATTTGCTTTAGGGCCCAAGCAAGCATGACCGGTCCCAAATGTCATACAAGGGAAATGTTCCTGTTCCTTGGCAGTGCAGATTATTATGGCACTTCAGAGCAGTTCTGACTTAAAGGCTAATAATAGCCGACTTCGGCtttgtgaaagtgtgtaaaagCTAATTCAGGAATCCAAAATACAAAGGGTCATTCTAGATAACAACACTTCACTGTATGCAGCTCGTCTTTCAAAAGGAAAacgaaatgtttttaataaaaagcatgcaggcaaaaaaaaagtgcggggtctgtcttttctttcaggCCGCTGCTCAAGAATTTATTTtctgaattcattttttttttctttcttttcctgagGCGTTCAGGCCTGTCTTTCATCTCGCTCGCTGTCAGAGTCAGGTAATTTAGCAGTACAGCAAAAATAATTGCTCTGTGAAACGCATTATAAATTTGACCTTGTGTTTATCTTGTATACTATAAATTTCCGTTCCTCATTATACTTTCGACTGGTGAAAACTCTTCTGAAATGAATACTGGAGAATGGATCATTCCAGCAGGGTGCTTTAACCTTCCCACAGCAGCCCACTGATAACCCATGTTACTGTTATCTGTGTAGTTGTTTTTTCTTAGTGTTTCTGGAACAgggcagaaataaaacacagaggCTAAGCGAATAGTGTTGTCTTTTGTATCAAGGCCAGAAACATTTTCCAAGAAGGATCAAGTTCCTGGAAGTGATTTAACATATTGAACGAAAAACAATTTTATTCGTCTCTTTATAGTGGAATAGATTACTTTGCATGTCTGTCACACACCAAAAACTGGCATATAATTTCATTTCACTGGCAAGTTTCAAATAATATTTGCaataattttatgtaaatagATAGAATTTTAGGGGAGATTGCCAAGAAACCTTTGAACCTGTGTGAAAGTTTTTCACATCATAATCAAAGCCGAAGACTGAGAACTGTAACACAGAGCACTATCGTAGTACATTGCAAATTTTTTGCCCCAGATATTATTTGGTTAGTGTAGTTTGGCTTCGGTTGTGCATTCCTAACCTTCGTAGCTTGAGATAGTTAGACAGATCAAGGTTGTGTGCTTTAATGAGAACACTCCTTAGACTTTATGTTTCTGGCAGGGTAAAACAGCAGCTTGTCTGCAGTGTTGTAACATCCTCTGGAGGAAATTGCAATAGGACACTGTGTGCAAGCAATTCACACTACCTTTAAATTGACAAGGACTTTTCCCATGCATTTAATTactatgtatttataaatgttttatctaATAACGTCAGAAAGAAAAGTACCATTACACACAGCCTAATTAGACGTTAATAAAAGACGCTGAATGTTGAGATGTATCCGGCTCAAGCCAGAATAGAGTCAATTCATTGAggcaaattaaaaataaattgaaataaaatttgattgttGATCAAAGTAAAGGCTCAAAATCATTTATTGTGTAAGCTAGAATGCTCGAGAGCATTTTTCCCACTTTTTTATTAACAGCTTGTAAGTTAGATGAAAAGCTCCTACTTTTTTCTTGATCTGTACATACTAGTTTGCTCTGCACTGTGCCACTTATTTATGTGATTGCACCAAAACACTAATGTTGCTTATGACTACAATGCTGTGCATATGCCCTCATTTCCCCTGTGCCATGAGGCAGAGTTTCAGTGCTTTAGTGctttaaaaacactttaaagTGCTTTAGACTTGGTAAAATTAGCAAAGGGTCTTTCAGCATCTAAAGGTTTCTACTTCTGAATGGAAGCTTTGGTGGTCTAAAAGTACCAAAAGCCATTGTAGGCACACTAAACACTGCTGTATTTGTTCACTCTTAGACAGTCTCTCAGCTCCACACTCTAAACATGTCTTATAGGTGTGTTCATTTCAGGGTTTTGAGAAAAATGAATGGAGGGTAGAGCTGAACGGATGAAGAGGCATTTCTGAGTTGTCTGGATACCAGATGGTGTCCCACCCTTACGGCATATGCATGTTGTTTTTCAACACattgattttaattaaatattaatcaaaAGGGTACCGAATGTAGTGTCCCAAGGCCACAAACTAAACCTGGACACATGACATGACCAAGCTGATGTCAATAATACTGCTAAATATGAACATGAGGAGTGGTGTTTTACTGAAAATACAATTGACAGTGATTGACAGAAGCCCTACATTTTAGCATCTTTGTATGCTGCAATGAACTATCActcaaaaatatgcaaaaagtcCCACCAACCACCCAAAAGCTACAAAActcaccaaataaaaaaaaaccatatgAATCATGATTCTGGTATAATTGGTAGTTGTGTAGCTGTTTTGACATATATACTTACACCCTCTGGTAGCTCTTCTGTTCTTTCCACTCTCACATTAGTCATCTTTAGATTAATCATTCCACATGAAA
The DNA window shown above is from Silurus meridionalis isolate SWU-2019-XX chromosome 12, ASM1480568v1, whole genome shotgun sequence and carries:
- the tpst1 gene encoding protein-tyrosine sulfotransferase 1 isoform X2 is translated as MIGKLKQNLLVACLVISSVTVFYLGRHAMECHQREERSQPLLGSLHATLRTGQNISAPFVYNKDMPLIFIGGVPRSGTTLMRAMLDAHPDVRCGEETRVIPRILAMKQMWSRSGREKMRLDEAGVTDEVLDSAMQAFLLEIIVKHGEPATYLCNKDPFALKSLSYLAKIFPRAKFILMIRDGRASVHSMISRKVTIAGFDLNSYRDCLTKWNRAIETMYTQCLEAADKCLPVHYEQLVLHPEKWMRTLLKFLNIPWNEAVLHHEELIGKAGGVSLSKVERSTDQVIKPVNVEALSKWVGKIPVDVLRDMPVIAPMLARLGYDPHANPPNYGRPDARVLDNTRRLQKSSEKPNSS
- the tpst1 gene encoding protein-tyrosine sulfotransferase 1 isoform X1 — translated: MIGKLKQNLLVACLVISSVTVFYLGRHAMECHQREERSQPLLGSLHATLRTGQNISAPFVYNKDMPLIFIGGVPRSGTTLMRAMLDAHPDVRCGEETRVIPRILAMKQMWSRSGREKMRLDEAGVTDEVLDSAMQAFLLEIIVKHGEPATYLCNKDPFALKSLSYLAKIFPRAKFILMIRDGRASVHSMISRKVTIAGFDLNSYRDCLTKWNRAIETMYTQCLEAADKCLPVHYEQLVLHPEKWMRTLLKFLNIPWNEAVLHHEELIGKAGGVSLSKVERSTDQVIKPVNVEALSKWVGKIPVDVLRDMPVIAPMLARLGYDPHANPPNYGRPDARVLDNTRRVFKGEFLLPDFLKEQSQLQKSSEKPNSS